Proteins encoded by one window of Fusarium graminearum PH-1 chromosome 1, whole genome shotgun sequence:
- a CDS encoding proteasome component PUP3, translated as MVGKDCVAIACDLRLGLQALTVSNDFPKIFQYGDVFLGLTGLATDVNTVSDLFRYKVNMYRLREERDIAPRTFANLVSSSLYERRFGPYFVSPVVAGLDPKTGKPFICGFDSIGCIDFAKDFIVSGTASEQLFGMCEGLWEPDLEPDALFETISQSLLNAVDRDALSGWGAHVYIIEKDKVTKRLLKGRQD; from the exons ATGGTCGGCAAGGACTGTGTCGCCATCGCATGCGATCTTCGTCTTGGTCTCCAGGCCCTTACTGTTTCCAACGACTTCCCCAAGATCTTCCAGTACGGCGATGTCTTCCTTGGTCTGACTGGCCTGGCCACCGATGTGAACACCGTGAGCGACCTCTTCCGCTACAAGGTCAACATGTACCGCCTGCGTGAGGAGCGCGATATCGCACCTCGTACCTTCGCCAACCTCGTCTCTTCGTCCCTTTACGAGCGCCGTTTCGGTCCTTACTTTGTGTCTCCTGTTGTCGCTGGCCTAGATCCCAAGACCGGCAAGCCTTTCATCTGCGGCTTCGACAGTATTGGCTGCATCGATTTTGCCAAGGACTTTATTGTCTCTGGTACCGCTTCAGAGCAGCTCTTTGGCATGTGTGAGGGTCTCTGGGAACCCGATCTG GAGCCCGATGCCCTTTTCGAGACCATCTCCCAGTCTTTGCTCAACGCCGTTGACCGTGATGCTCTTTCCGGCTGGGGTGCCCACGTTTACATtatcgagaaggacaaggttACCAAGCGATTACTAAAGGGACGACAGGATTAG
- a CDS encoding oligo-1,6-glucosidase, with translation MGSTGQTLRAWWKESSVYQIYPASYQDSTGSGVGDLKGIISRVDYLKDLGVDIIWLSPIFKSPQVDMGYDISDYYTVDPPYGNVSDVDVLKDKLHERGMKLVLDLVMNHTSDQHEWFKESRKSKDNPYRDWYIWKPAKYDADGNRHPPNNWDAHFQGSAWEYDEITDEYYLCLFCKQQPDLNWENPAVRKQVHQVMRFWLDRGVDGFRMDVINFVSKDQAFPDSDKTVLRGTEYYACGPRCHEFLKEIGSILQEYDAFSVGEMPCVHDERELIKAVHGDRGELSMIFHFELMDLDHGVEGKFTPRSWKLSELKATTLKWQRFMYDNEGWNALYLENHDQPRAVSRFVHDDPEHRVASAKLIALFLGFQSGTPFIYQGQEIGMTNVPKDWDLEEYKDLDCLKHWDLHKNDDVAAQNSYKVEYQRKSRDNARTPMQWDASPNAGFTTADANPWMRVNDNYTDINAASQTSDSNSVYSCYRQVLGKRKEYKDIFVYGNFQLVDESNDKIFAYSRRADSGETALVVCNFSVDSVAWKLPGEAREVLTSPAGRTLNDLNSGEIKLAPCEAFAVLLK, from the exons ATGGGTAGTACAGGTCAAACTCTACGAGCTTGGTGGAAAGAGAGCTCGGTATATCAAATATACCCTGCGTCTTACCAAGACTCCACAGGCTCTGGTGTTGGTGACCTCAAAGGTATCATCTCTCGAGTTGACTACCTCAAAGACTTGGGCGTTGATATCATATGGCTTTCTCCCATCTTCAAGAGTCCCCAGGTTGATATG GGGTACGATATCAGCGACTACTACACCGTTGATCCTCCGTATGGCAACgtctctgatgttgatgttctcaaagacAAACTACATGAGCGAGGAATGAAACTTGTTCTCGATTTGGTGATGAACCACACCAGCGACCAACACGAGTGGTTCAAGGAGTCTcgcaagtccaaggacaaCCCCTACCGAGACTGGTATATCTGGAAGCCTGCAAAGTACGATGCAGACGGAAACAGACACCCCCCCAACAACTGGGATGCTCACTTCCAGG GAAGTGCCTGGGAGTACGACGAGATCACAGATGAGTACTacctctgcctcttctgcAAGCAGCAGCCAGATCTCAACTGGGAGAACCCAGCGGTCAGAAAACAGGTCCACCAGGTAATGCGCTTCTGGCTTGACCGAGGCGTCGATGGTTTCCGCATGGACGTCATCAACTTTGTCAGCAAGGACCAAGCATTCCCCGACTCAGACAAGACTGTCCTCCGTGGGACAGAGTACTATGCATGTGGTCCTAGGTGTCATGAGTTCCTCAAGGAAATCGGTAGCATTCTCCAGGAGTACGATGCCTTTAGTGTTGGTGAAATGCCTTGTGTTCATGATGAGAGGGAGTTGATCAAGGCTGTGCACGGTGACCGAGGAGAGCTGAGCATGATCTTCCATTTTGAGCT GATGGATCTTGATCACGGCGTCGAAGGCAAGTTCACGCCCAGATCCTGGAAACTATCAGAGCTGAAGGCTACAACCCTCAAGTGGCAGAGGTTCATGTACGACAACGAAGGCTGGAACGCGCTGTACCTGGAGAACCACGATCAGCCACGAGCTGTCAGCCGCTTCGTCCACGATGATCCTGAGCATCGCGTTGCCAGCGCGAAACTGATCGCactcttcctcggcttccagTCAGGCACACCCTTCATCTACCAAGGCCAGGAGATTGGTATGACCAATGTTCCGAAGGACTGGGACTTGGAAGAGTACAAGGACCTTGACTGTCTTAAACATTGGGA TCTTCAcaagaatgatgatgttgcaGCCCAGAATTCCTACAAGGTCGAGTATCAAAGGAAGTCTCGTGACAACGCTCGTACCCCTATGCAATGGGATGCAAGCCCAAACGCAGGCTTCACCACTGCTGATGCCAACCCGTGGATGCGCGTCAACGACAACTATACCGACATCAACGCTGCTTCACAGACATCAGATTCCAACTCTGTGTACAGCTGTTATCGTCAAGTACTTGGGAAGCGCAAGGAGTACAAGGATATCTTTGTCTATGGTAACTTCCAACTCGTGGACGAGTccaacgacaagatcttTGCGTACTCACGACGGGCTGATAGCGGGGAGACGGCTCTCGTCGTGTGCAACTTCTCAGTGGATTCCGTTGCATGGAAGTTACCTGGCGAGGCTCGAGAGGTGCTGACTAGTCCAGCGGGAAGGACACTCAATGACTTGAACAGTGGTGAGATCAAGCTAGCACCCTGTGAGGCTTTCGCTGTCCTCCTGAAATGA